In Listeria monocytogenes, the following proteins share a genomic window:
- a CDS encoding collagen binding domain-containing protein yields MIEGQEFEQADTNSVTDILNITSNATGIQVTKSGNTLKLKADKNSKSGEIMFSKVPDSALGTSILYKKADRQSLVDFYLQDTGKAKLKVNVKKLGGVRVKKIDPQTNKALPNTTIKFEYGNTSKTVVTDANGIAELVGIPEGTQVKISELLAPSGYHNIGEVKTTIIRPSETTELIFNNNKQMGTVKLTKSGQEFGADMPNDNYTLKDALYGIYNSSDERVGELITDEKGYAESSSLSLGQYYLLEEKAPSGYLLSEEKLPFEIKYAGQDVAVTNTEVQAVDVEQKGTAKLIKEDAETGDIAQGKATLDGAVYELYRSSDDKLIDTVTIENGQAQSDNLLLDSYYWLEKEAPTGYLLDKEKHAFDLTYNSEAEVADVTVTVKEQVIKEKIKVMKYDEATKEPIKNNAAAFKLKDLQTGEFIEHDGQLEFMTDQSGEFVTEDLPYGEYELIEIIAPTNYQRKMEPTKITIDGKHNGIVEVKIMNAEIPKPLLKKSTRHTTDPTRKATEVKSLPLLGDKDGITLLLIGLALVASSLAIYRSKK; encoded by the coding sequence TTGATTGAAGGGCAAGAGTTTGAACAAGCAGATACAAACAGTGTGACAGATATACTCAATATCACAAGCAATGCGACGGGAATCCAAGTTACAAAGAGCGGGAATACACTCAAATTAAAAGCAGATAAAAATTCTAAATCAGGAGAAATTATGTTTTCTAAAGTTCCAGATTCTGCTTTAGGAACATCGATTCTTTATAAGAAAGCAGACCGACAAAGTTTGGTAGATTTTTATTTACAAGATACTGGGAAGGCTAAGCTGAAAGTAAACGTGAAAAAACTCGGCGGTGTGCGGGTGAAGAAAATAGATCCCCAAACAAATAAAGCCCTGCCAAACACAACGATTAAATTTGAATATGGAAATACATCTAAAACAGTTGTGACAGATGCAAATGGCATTGCGGAACTTGTTGGAATTCCAGAAGGGACACAAGTGAAAATTTCAGAATTATTAGCTCCAAGTGGTTATCACAATATTGGAGAAGTTAAAACAACCATCATTAGACCAAGCGAAACAACAGAACTTATTTTTAATAATAATAAGCAAATGGGAACTGTTAAATTAACGAAAAGTGGACAAGAATTTGGCGCGGACATGCCAAATGACAACTACACTTTAAAAGATGCTTTATACGGGATTTATAACAGCAGTGATGAACGAGTAGGAGAATTAATTACAGATGAAAAAGGCTACGCAGAATCTAGTTCGCTTTCGTTGGGACAATATTATCTGCTAGAAGAAAAAGCCCCTTCTGGTTACCTCTTAAGTGAAGAAAAACTCCCCTTTGAAATCAAGTATGCTGGTCAAGACGTTGCTGTAACAAATACAGAAGTACAAGCAGTGGACGTGGAGCAAAAAGGCACTGCTAAATTAATTAAAGAAGACGCTGAAACAGGTGATATAGCACAAGGGAAAGCTACGTTAGATGGAGCAGTTTATGAATTATATCGTTCATCAGATGATAAGTTAATCGATACAGTGACGATTGAAAATGGCCAAGCGCAATCAGATAATTTATTGCTTGATAGTTATTATTGGCTAGAAAAAGAAGCGCCAACTGGTTATCTGTTAGACAAAGAGAAGCATGCTTTCGATTTAACCTATAACAGTGAAGCCGAAGTAGCTGATGTAACTGTCACGGTGAAGGAACAGGTCATCAAAGAAAAGATTAAAGTAATGAAATACGATGAGGCGACAAAAGAACCTATTAAGAATAATGCTGCTGCCTTTAAATTAAAAGATTTACAAACAGGTGAATTTATAGAGCATGATGGTCAATTAGAATTTATGACAGACCAGTCGGGTGAATTTGTGACAGAAGATTTACCATATGGCGAGTATGAATTGATAGAGATTATTGCTCCAACCAATTATCAGCGGAAGATGGAACCGACTAAAATAACCATTGACGGGAAACATAACGGTATTGTTGAAGTGAAAATTATGAACGCGGAAATACCTAAACCACTTTTGAAGAAATCAACACGTCATACGACAGATCCGACACGAAAAGCGACAGAAGTAAAATCCTTACCACTACTAGGAGATAAAGACGGTATTACGCTATTATTGATTGGTCTAGCACTCGTAGCAAGTAGTTTAGCCATTTATAGGAGCAAGAAATAA
- the acrIIA1 gene encoding anti-CRISPR protein AcrIIA1, with protein sequence MSIKLLDEFLKKHSKTRYQLSKLTGISQNTLNDYNKKELNKYSVSFLRALSMCAGISTFDVFIELAELEKSYDDLAGFKHLLDKYKLSFPAQEFELYCLIKEFECANIEVLPFTFNRFENETHVDIEKDVRKALENAITVLKEKKNELI encoded by the coding sequence ATGTCAATAAAACTATTAGATGAATTCTTAAAAAAACACAGTAAAACGAGGTATCAGTTAAGCAAACTGACTGGTATCTCGCAAAACACATTGAACGATTACAATAAAAAAGAGTTAAACAAGTATTCTGTTTCATTCTTGCGCGCACTCTCAATGTGTGCAGGAATATCTACATTTGATGTTTTCATCGAGCTAGCAGAATTGGAAAAAAGTTATGACGATCTTGCTGGATTTAAACACTTATTAGATAAGTATAAGTTGTCATTTCCTGCACAAGAATTTGAGTTGTACTGCTTAATTAAAGAGTTTGAATGTGCGAATATTGAAGTGCTTCCTTTTACATTTAATAGGTTTGAAAATGAAACGCATGTAGATATAGAAAAAGATGTTCGAAAAGCACTGGAAAATGCTATCACTGTGTTAAAAGAGAAGAAAAACGAATTGATATAA
- a CDS encoding AcrIIA2 family anti-CRISPR protein: protein MTITTAQKRYYDAMNEFEAIISKELEQTPAFSQDLLNDSDYLVITKNEAYAVALCLLDDDKLYLDETLVHSTRLDIEDETYYINFVVTNEDDFKLATDEDKEKHDKQEVIIKSELN from the coding sequence ATGACAATAACAACAGCACAAAAAAGATATTATGACGCGATGAATGAATTTGAAGCAATTATCAGTAAAGAATTAGAACAAACACCAGCGTTTTCGCAGGATTTACTTAATGACTCTGACTACTTAGTTATTACAAAAAATGAAGCGTATGCAGTAGCACTTTGCCTGCTCGATGATGACAAGCTATATTTAGATGAAACTTTAGTTCACTCGACACGTTTGGATATTGAAGATGAAACTTATTATATTAACTTTGTAGTAACTAATGAAGATGATTTTAAACTAGCTACAGATGAAGATAAGGAAAAACACGATAAACAAGAAGTAATTATAAAAAGTGAGTTGAACTAA
- the acrIIA3 gene encoding anti-CRISPR protein AcrIIA3, with translation MFNKAEIMKQAWNWFTDSNVWLSDIEWVSYTDKEKTFSVCLKAAWSKAKEEVKEVEKEIKHISKSEELKAWNWAERKLGLRFNISDDEKFTSVKDETKQHFGLSVWACAMKAVKLHNDLFPQTAA, from the coding sequence ATGTTTAACAAGGCAGAAATTATGAAACAAGCTTGGAACTGGTTCACTGATAGCAATGTTTGGTTAAGTGATATCGAATGGGTAAGTTACACAGACAAAGAAAAAACTTTCTCCGTATGTTTAAAAGCCGCTTGGTCTAAAGCAAAAGAAGAAGTTAAAGAAGTAGAAAAAGAGATCAAACACATCTCTAAAAGCGAAGAACTTAAAGCTTGGAATTGGGCTGAAAGAAAACTAGGATTACGTTTTAATATTTCAGATGATGAAAAATTCACTAGTGTAAAAGATGAAACTAAACAGCATTTCGGCTTAAGTGTTTGGGCTTGTGCAATGAAAGCAGTTAAACTACACAATGACTTGTTTCCACAAACAGCAGCTTAA
- a CDS encoding SUKH-3 domain-containing protein, producing the protein MNYTFDERVTKILRQNDWYPDRSININNYRRILEEKNYYLNQGAERFLSNIGGLIITHEAYSDINDKDVSVFDPSKPTAWLDPAWVKECYEDIIKEKLCPVGVGFSEHMIFFVSESGGFYGGYDDYFCLIGDSVESGLLNLFKDHNFISLN; encoded by the coding sequence ATGAACTATACATTTGATGAGCGGGTAACCAAAATACTACGACAAAATGATTGGTATCCCGATAGATCTATAAATATTAATAACTACCGTCGCATTTTAGAGGAGAAAAATTATTATTTGAATCAAGGTGCGGAGAGATTTTTAAGTAATATAGGTGGGTTAATCATAACGCATGAAGCTTACTCTGACATTAATGATAAGGATGTTTCGGTGTTTGATCCTTCTAAACCAACAGCGTGGCTAGATCCTGCATGGGTAAAAGAATGTTATGAGGACATCATAAAAGAAAAGTTATGCCCAGTTGGAGTTGGTTTTTCTGAGCATATGATCTTTTTCGTTTCCGAATCCGGTGGCTTTTACGGTGGCTATGATGACTATTTTTGCTTAATAGGTGACAGTGTGGAGAGTGGGCTGTTGAACTTATTTAAAGATCATAATTTTATTAGTTTGAATTAG
- a CDS encoding RNA polymerase sigma factor: MHLQAHKKHKQHAFDSYCKKILRNETRNIYKEIERLKKYEVSMESLSEKELGKHVIYESNMSSEFLFFVENVGMVIVTGEIIAEAIKLLPKEKQAIILLSYILGMSDRKIAEELNLVRRTVSRRRNRTLAELKKIMEED; encoded by the coding sequence ATGCATCTACAAGCGCACAAAAAACATAAACAACATGCCTTTGATAGCTACTGTAAAAAAATATTAAGGAATGAGACGAGAAATATCTACAAAGAAATTGAACGTCTAAAAAAATATGAAGTGTCCATGGAGAGTTTGTCAGAAAAAGAATTAGGTAAACATGTTATATATGAAAGTAACATGTCTAGTGAGTTTTTATTCTTCGTCGAAAATGTAGGTATGGTAATAGTAACGGGAGAAATCATCGCAGAAGCTATTAAATTATTACCAAAAGAAAAACAAGCTATCATATTACTCTCCTATATTCTCGGTATGTCTGATAGGAAAATTGCGGAAGAATTGAACTTAGTTAGACGCACTGTTTCACGCAGGAGAAATAGAACGTTAGCAGAATTAAAAAAGATAATGGAGGAAGACTAG
- a CDS encoding Cys-Gln thioester bond-forming surface protein: MNSQKKKAKKGKIIAMVIVVLILINQFQPFNAIAAALRLDETGYFYTGISFTNGQKLENKDIWNMKMDGKDVFCIDSAAPANTEDGYSAETYTGEKKDLLSKVAYYGFTQSEQSYKDFATTQLLIWEVLGEQLEWT, translated from the coding sequence ATGAATAGTCAAAAAAAGAAGGCTAAAAAAGGAAAAATAATCGCAATGGTGATAGTAGTTCTGATATTAATCAATCAATTTCAACCATTCAATGCAATAGCGGCTGCACTTCGCCTCGATGAAACAGGTTATTTTTACACGGGGATTAGTTTTACTAATGGGCAAAAGTTAGAAAATAAAGATATTTGGAATATGAAAATGGATGGCAAAGATGTCTTTTGTATCGATTCTGCAGCACCAGCGAATACAGAGGATGGCTATAGTGCGGAAACTTATACAGGTGAGAAGAAAGACTTATTATCTAAAGTTGCTTATTACGGCTTTACGCAGTCTGAACAAAGTTACAAAGATTTTGCGACTACGCAATTACTTATTTGGGAAGTGCTTGGTGAACAATTAGAGTGGACATAA
- a CDS encoding helix-turn-helix domain-containing protein, translating to MNETTQRKNRLVPYETIVAASEGDIEAIGAVLDHYTGYITTLSTRVLFDEYGNPHACVDEDLRRRIEAKLVAKLLLFNAS from the coding sequence ATGAATGAAACAACGCAGAGAAAAAATAGACTAGTACCTTACGAAACAATTGTTGCTGCATCAGAGGGAGATATAGAAGCAATTGGAGCAGTTTTGGACCACTATACGGGCTATATTACAACATTATCTACAAGAGTATTATTTGATGAATATGGAAATCCGCACGCTTGTGTAGATGAAGATTTGCGGCGCAGAATCGAAGCGAAATTAGTTGCGAAATTGTTGCTGTTTAATGCTTCGTGA
- a CDS encoding ankyrin repeat domain-containing protein, which produces MFNENELYSVLLSNNFSKIDDFLTKYGIDSVDRDNRSLLMSAVVERKMSVIEYLIKKGSNLNLQDKNGMTALHLAAMHDYAEIVEYLISKGVMVDAEDSNGNTPLWRAAMELPKEAKSIAVLLENGADITKQNKYQISPEDLLSDE; this is translated from the coding sequence ATGTTTAATGAAAATGAGTTATATTCAGTACTACTAAGTAATAACTTTTCTAAGATTGACGATTTTCTAACTAAATATGGTATAGATAGTGTGGATCGAGATAATCGTTCTTTGTTAATGTCAGCAGTCGTTGAAAGAAAAATGAGCGTTATCGAATATTTAATTAAAAAAGGTAGTAATTTGAATTTACAGGATAAAAATGGAATGACAGCATTACATCTAGCTGCGATGCATGACTATGCTGAAATAGTTGAGTACTTGATTTCAAAAGGAGTAATGGTTGATGCAGAAGATAGTAATGGGAATACTCCGTTATGGCGTGCAGCAATGGAGCTACCTAAAGAAGCTAAATCTATAGCTGTTTTATTGGAAAATGGAGCTGATATAACAAAGCAAAATAAATACCAAATATCCCCTGAAGACTTATTGTCTGATGAATAG